The following coding sequences are from one Haliotis asinina isolate JCU_RB_2024 chromosome 3, JCU_Hal_asi_v2, whole genome shotgun sequence window:
- the LOC137279108 gene encoding uncharacterized protein, whose protein sequence is MDSNHPLKNKTGIISTFTRRAINLSSNSPSAEIEHLRHVFTKFNHYPPKLVDKIIRSRLNPTRKEPTSKPEPTPIRIASPFIGKTSYHISRLLKQQAGIETYFTSSSTLKSMLKANGRNTSKQQQPPKVVVYKTNCDCGAAYVGETSRPIKIRIKEHLSSTTKSDRKSAISDHIIKCPNHSIIWDSVEILSKNHKYFTQRKLAEAVQIRRHKPPINRDQGYLIPTAYNELINITD, encoded by the coding sequence atggactCCAACCACCCCCTGAAAAACAAAACTGGGATCATCTCTACCTTCACCAGACGGGCCATAAACCTCTCCTCCAACAGTCCAAGTGCAGAAATAGAACACCTCCGCCATGTTTTCACCAAGTTCAACCACTACCCACCAAAGTTAGTTGATAAAATCATCAGATCCAGGCTCAACCCGACAAGAAAAGAGCCCACCAGTAAACCTGAACCAACACCTATCCGCATCGCTTCACCCTTCATTGGAAAAACCTCCTACCACATCAGCCGTCTCCTAAAGCAACAAGCGGGCATTGAAACCTACTTTACCAGTTCTTCAACGCTGAaaagcatgctcaaagcgaATGGCAGGAACACctctaaacaacaacaaccaccgAAAGTTGTCGTCTACAAAACCAACTGCGACTGTGGCGCGgcatatgtaggtgaaacctcCCGGCCCATAAAAATCAGAATCAAAGAACACTTATCATCTACAACCAAATCAGATCGGAAATCTGCTATATCCgaccacatcatcaaatgtcccaATCACAGCATAATTTGGGACAGTGTAGAGATATTATCCAAAAACCACAAGTACTTCACCCAAAGAAAACTggcagaagcagttcaaatcaggagacacaagcccccaatcaacagagatcagggatatctcatcccaactgcatacaatgaactcataaatataacagattag